A region of Burkholderiales bacterium JOSHI_001 DNA encodes the following proteins:
- a CDS encoding Hydrogenase-1 expression protein HyaE (PFAM: Hydrogenase-1 expression protein HyaE): MSASAFTPLVQRLVDGHAAHPITPETLDNFLSLPGEAVLLFSGDPVRFPEGQDVAVVLPELRRLHEGTVHIGVVPQACEDAIAAKFNVQRWPSLVWLRDGRYVTTIAGMLDWTDYVERVQQALATAPTRTPGIGIPVVVAGAAAPSCH; this comes from the coding sequence ATGAGCGCCTCCGCCTTCACCCCGCTGGTGCAACGCCTGGTAGACGGCCACGCCGCCCACCCCATCACCCCCGAGACCCTGGACAACTTCCTCAGCCTGCCCGGTGAAGCCGTGCTGCTGTTCAGCGGCGACCCGGTGCGTTTTCCCGAAGGCCAGGACGTGGCCGTGGTGTTGCCCGAACTGCGCCGCCTGCACGAAGGCACGGTGCACATCGGCGTGGTGCCGCAGGCCTGTGAAGACGCCATCGCCGCGAAGTTCAACGTGCAGCGCTGGCCTTCGCTGGTGTGGCTGCGAGACGGCCGCTACGTCACCACCATCGCCGGCATGCTGGACTGGACCGACTATGTCGAACGGGTGCAGCAGGCCCTGGCCACAGCACCCACGCGCACGCCCGGCATCGGCATCCCGGTGGTGGTGGCGGGCGCCGCCGCGCCGTCCTGCCACTGA
- a CDS encoding hydrogenase assembly chaperone HypC/HupF (PFAM: HupF/HypC family~TIGRFAM: hydrogenase assembly chaperone HypC/HupF) has protein sequence MCIGLPLQVQSVEAGHAWVTGRGERRRVNTALVGECQPGDWLLVFLDGARERLSPERAAEIDATLDLLGDALAGLQHDTPGLAAFALPSAMSAEQLAALTASAPPTPSTPHKETP, from the coding sequence ATGTGCATCGGATTGCCACTTCAAGTGCAAAGCGTCGAAGCCGGCCACGCCTGGGTGACGGGCCGCGGCGAGCGCCGGCGCGTGAACACAGCGCTGGTGGGCGAGTGCCAGCCTGGCGACTGGCTGCTGGTGTTCCTGGACGGCGCCCGCGAGCGCCTGTCGCCCGAACGTGCGGCCGAGATCGACGCCACGCTGGACCTGCTGGGCGACGCCCTGGCCGGCCTGCAGCACGACACGCCTGGCCTGGCCGCCTTCGCATTGCCATCGGCCATGAGCGCCGAACAACTGGCGGCACTGACCGCGTCAGCCCCGCCCACGCCTTCCACGCCTCACAAGGAAACCCCATGA
- a CDS encoding hydrogenase expression/formation protein (PFAM: Hydrogenase maturation protease~TIGRFAM: hydrogenase expression/formation protein; hydrogenase maturation protease), whose product MHTPPPENACNPLSGNAAAEADETIVVLGIGNVLWADEGFGVRCVQALQRHWSFAPHVQLVDGGTQGLYLIQHVQAATRLLIFDAIDYGLEPGTLKLIENDEVPRFMGAKKMSLHQTGFQEVLMLALLTERYPQQVLLVGCQPEELDDYGGSLRPSVKLALEDAVALGVDRLREWGALPRPRTEPLTEHDAVTVSLLDIEHYEVGRPSEALACRVGDERFIPRD is encoded by the coding sequence ATGCACACCCCTCCGCCCGAAAACGCCTGTAACCCCCTCAGTGGCAATGCCGCAGCGGAGGCGGACGAGACCATCGTGGTGCTGGGCATCGGCAACGTGCTGTGGGCCGACGAAGGCTTCGGTGTGCGCTGCGTGCAGGCGCTACAGCGCCACTGGTCCTTCGCGCCGCACGTGCAGCTGGTGGACGGCGGCACCCAAGGTCTTTACCTGATCCAGCACGTGCAGGCAGCCACCAGGCTGCTGATCTTCGACGCCATCGACTACGGCCTGGAACCCGGTACCCTGAAGCTGATTGAAAACGACGAGGTGCCGCGCTTCATGGGGGCCAAGAAGATGAGCCTGCACCAGACCGGCTTCCAGGAAGTGCTGATGCTGGCCCTGCTGACCGAACGCTACCCGCAGCAGGTGCTGCTGGTGGGCTGCCAGCCCGAAGAGCTGGACGACTACGGCGGCAGCCTGCGCCCCAGCGTGAAGCTGGCGCTGGAAGACGCGGTCGCGCTCGGCGTGGACCGGCTGCGCGAGTGGGGGGCCCTGCCGAGGCCGCGCACCGAACCGCTGACCGAGCACGATGCGGTGACCGTCAGCCTGCTGGACATCGAGCACTACGAGGTGGGCCGCCCCAGTGAAGCGCTGGCCTGCCGCGTGGGCGATGAACGCTTCATTCCGCGCGACTGA
- a CDS encoding hydrogenase (NiFe) small subunit HydA (PFAM: NADH ubiquinone oxidoreductase, 20 Kd subunit~TIGRFAM: hydrogenase (NiFe) small subunit (hydA); Tat (twin-arginine translocation) pathway signal sequence), giving the protein MSDVKHRRTALPLQTNDNRLEKKRMETFYEVMRRQGISRRSFLKYCSLTATSLGLGPAFVPQIAHAMETKPRTPVLWLHGLECTCCSESFIRSAHPLAKDVVLSMISLDYDDTLMASAGHQAEAILEEVMAKYKGNYILAVEGNPPLNQEGMSCIIGGKPFVDQLRHVAKDAKAIISWGSCASWGCVQAAKPNPTQATPVHKVITDKPIIKVPGCPPIAEVMTGVITYMLTFDRIPELDRQGRPKMFYSQRIHDKCYRRPHFDAGQFVEAFDDDSARRGYCLYKVGCKGPTTYNACSTVQWNEGTSFPIKAGHGCIGCSEDGFWDKGSFYNRLTDIHQFGVEANADKVGGTAAAVVGAAVAAHAAVSAIKRVASNDRASGR; this is encoded by the coding sequence ATGTCCGATGTCAAGCACCGCCGCACGGCCCTGCCCTTGCAAACCAACGACAACCGCCTGGAGAAAAAGCGAATGGAGACCTTCTACGAAGTGATGCGCCGCCAGGGCATCTCGCGCCGCAGCTTCCTCAAGTACTGCTCGCTCACGGCCACGTCGTTGGGACTGGGCCCGGCCTTCGTACCGCAGATCGCGCACGCCATGGAAACCAAGCCGCGCACCCCGGTGCTGTGGCTGCACGGGCTGGAATGCACCTGCTGCAGCGAAAGCTTCATCCGCAGCGCCCACCCGCTGGCCAAGGACGTCGTGCTGTCCATGATCAGCCTGGACTACGACGACACCCTGATGGCCAGCGCCGGCCACCAGGCCGAGGCCATCCTCGAAGAGGTGATGGCCAAGTACAAGGGCAACTACATCCTGGCGGTGGAAGGCAACCCGCCGCTGAACCAGGAAGGCATGAGCTGCATCATCGGCGGCAAGCCCTTCGTGGACCAGCTGCGCCACGTGGCCAAGGACGCCAAGGCCATCATCAGCTGGGGCTCCTGCGCCAGCTGGGGCTGCGTGCAGGCCGCCAAGCCCAACCCCACGCAGGCCACGCCGGTGCACAAGGTCATCACCGACAAGCCCATCATCAAGGTGCCGGGCTGCCCGCCCATCGCGGAAGTGATGACCGGCGTCATCACCTACATGCTCACCTTCGACCGCATCCCCGAGCTGGACCGCCAGGGCCGCCCGAAGATGTTCTACAGCCAGCGCATCCACGACAAGTGCTACCGCCGCCCGCACTTCGACGCCGGCCAGTTCGTCGAAGCCTTCGACGACGACAGCGCCCGCCGCGGCTACTGCCTCTACAAGGTGGGCTGCAAGGGCCCCACCACCTACAACGCCTGCTCCACCGTGCAGTGGAACGAAGGCACCAGCTTCCCGATCAAGGCCGGCCACGGCTGCATCGGCTGCAGCGAGGACGGCTTCTGGGACAAGGGCTCGTTCTACAACCGCCTGACCGACATCCACCAGTTCGGCGTGGAAGCCAACGCCGACAAGGTGGGCGGCACCGCCGCCGCCGTGGTGGGCGCCGCGGTGGCCGCGCACGCCGCCGTGTCGGCCATCAAGCGCGTGGCGTCCAACGACCGCGCTTCCGGTCGCTGA
- a CDS encoding addiction module antidote protein, HigA family (PFAM: Helix-turn-helix~TIGRFAM: addiction module antidote protein, HigA family), producing MTDRPLPHPVGVPLRSPMHPGQFLDRNFLQPLAITQTRAARLLGISRRRVNELVMGHRGMSTDTAIRCALAFGLPTSHWLALQAQWDSYHAWRQLRRTAKLTARPSVRCAH from the coding sequence GTGACCGACCGGCCCCTGCCCCACCCCGTCGGCGTGCCTCTGCGCTCGCCGATGCACCCGGGGCAGTTCCTCGACCGCAATTTCCTGCAGCCGCTGGCCATCACGCAGACGCGTGCGGCCCGGCTGCTGGGCATTTCACGCCGCCGCGTGAACGAGCTGGTGATGGGCCACCGCGGCATGAGCACCGACACCGCCATCCGCTGCGCGCTGGCCTTCGGCCTGCCCACCAGCCACTGGCTGGCCTTGCAGGCGCAGTGGGACAGCTACCACGCCTGGCGCCAGTTGCGCCGCACCGCCAAGCTCACCGCCCGCCCATCGGTGCGCTGCGCGCACTGA
- a CDS encoding Ni/Fe-hydrogenase, b-type cytochrome subunit (PFAM: Cytochrome b(N-terminal)/b6/petB~TIGRFAM: Ni/Fe-hydrogenase, b-type cytochrome subunit), giving the protein MSSSATNDFINATGIDEKALEQAAAIKSVYVYEAPVRIWHWVNALAIVVLAVSGYFIGSPLPTQPGEASANFLMGYIRFAHFASGYILLVGVIGRIYWAIVGNSHSRELFTLPVTNPAYWREVRVMLEWYTFLRPRPSRYVGHNPLARFFMFFGYTLITLFMIFTGFALYGEGLQAGSWADKLFGWVIPLFGQSQDVHTWHHLGMWAMVMFVTLHVYAAIREDIMGRQSMVSTMVSGYRTFKD; this is encoded by the coding sequence ATGTCCTCATCCGCCACCAACGACTTCATCAACGCCACCGGCATCGATGAAAAGGCGCTGGAACAAGCCGCCGCGATCAAGTCGGTGTATGTCTACGAAGCCCCGGTGCGCATCTGGCACTGGGTGAACGCCCTGGCCATCGTGGTGCTGGCCGTCAGCGGCTACTTCATCGGCAGCCCCTTGCCCACCCAGCCCGGCGAGGCCAGCGCCAATTTCCTGATGGGCTACATCCGCTTTGCCCACTTCGCGTCCGGCTACATCCTGCTGGTGGGCGTGATCGGCCGCATCTACTGGGCCATCGTGGGCAACAGCCATTCGCGCGAACTGTTCACCCTGCCGGTCACCAACCCGGCCTACTGGCGCGAGGTGCGGGTGATGCTGGAGTGGTACACCTTCCTGCGCCCGCGCCCCAGCCGCTACGTGGGCCACAACCCGCTGGCGCGCTTCTTCATGTTCTTTGGCTACACGCTGATCACGCTGTTCATGATCTTCACCGGCTTCGCGCTGTACGGTGAAGGCCTGCAGGCAGGCAGCTGGGCCGACAAGTTGTTCGGCTGGGTGATCCCGCTGTTCGGCCAGAGCCAGGACGTGCACACCTGGCACCACCTGGGCATGTGGGCCATGGTGATGTTCGTGACGCTGCACGTGTATGCCGCGATCCGCGAAGACATCATGGGGCGCCAGAGCATGGTCAGCACCATGGTCAGCGGCTACAGAACCTTCAAAGACTGA
- a CDS encoding Ni,Fe-hydrogenase I large subunit (PFAM: Nickel-dependent hydrogenase), with translation MAAYATQGFNLDDSGKRIVVDPVTRIEGHMRCEVNLDKDNIIRNAVSTGTMWRGLEVILKGRDPRDAWAFVERICGVCTGCHALTSVRAVEDALGIKIPKNAHLIREMMAKTLQVHDHAVHFYHLHALDWVDVVSALKADPKKTSDLQQLVSPSHPLSSAGYFRDIQNRLKKFVESGQLGPFMNGYWGNKAYVLPPEANLMAVTHYLEALDLQKEWVKIHTIFGGKNPHPNYLVGGVPCAINLDRDGAAGAPINMERLNFVKARIDEIIEFNKNVYIPDVLAIGTIYKQAGWLYGGGLSATNVSDYGEYPKNNYDKSTDQLPGGVILNGNWDEILPIDPRDPEQVQEFVTHSWYKYADDTKGLHPWDGVTEPMYVLGGKTKGTTTNIEQIDESAKYSWIKSPRWRGNAVEVGPLSRYILAYAHAKKGNKYAQRPKEQLEYSAQMINSAIPKALGLPETQYTLKQLLPTTIGRTLARALEGQYCGEMMADDWNDLVANIKAGDTATANVDKWDPATWPKEAKGVGTVAAPRGMLGHWVKIKDGKIENYQCVVPTTWNGSPRDAKGQIGAFEASLMNTPMANPEQPLEILRTLHSFDPCLACSTHVMSPDGQELCQVKVR, from the coding sequence ATGGCTGCCTACGCAACCCAAGGCTTCAACCTCGACGACAGCGGCAAGCGCATCGTCGTCGACCCGGTCACCCGCATCGAAGGGCACATGCGCTGCGAGGTGAACCTGGACAAGGACAACATCATCCGCAACGCGGTGTCCACCGGCACCATGTGGCGCGGGCTGGAGGTCATCCTGAAGGGTCGCGACCCGCGCGACGCCTGGGCCTTCGTCGAACGCATCTGCGGCGTGTGCACCGGCTGCCACGCGCTGACCAGCGTGCGGGCGGTGGAAGACGCGCTGGGCATCAAGATCCCGAAGAACGCCCACCTCATCCGCGAGATGATGGCCAAGACCCTGCAGGTGCACGACCACGCGGTGCACTTCTACCACCTGCACGCGCTGGACTGGGTGGACGTGGTGTCGGCGCTGAAGGCCGACCCCAAGAAGACCAGCGACCTGCAGCAGCTGGTGTCGCCCAGCCACCCGCTCAGCTCGGCCGGCTACTTCCGCGACATCCAGAACCGGCTGAAGAAGTTCGTGGAAAGCGGCCAGCTGGGGCCCTTCATGAACGGCTACTGGGGCAACAAGGCCTATGTGCTGCCGCCCGAGGCCAACCTGATGGCCGTGACCCACTACCTGGAGGCGCTGGACCTGCAAAAGGAATGGGTCAAGATCCACACCATCTTCGGCGGCAAGAACCCGCACCCCAATTACCTGGTGGGCGGCGTGCCCTGCGCCATCAACCTGGACCGCGACGGCGCGGCCGGCGCACCCATCAACATGGAGCGGCTGAACTTCGTCAAGGCCCGCATCGACGAGATCATCGAGTTCAACAAGAACGTCTACATCCCGGACGTGCTGGCCATAGGCACCATTTACAAGCAGGCCGGCTGGCTGTACGGCGGCGGCCTGTCGGCCACCAACGTGTCCGACTACGGCGAGTACCCGAAGAACAACTACGACAAGAGCACCGACCAGCTGCCCGGCGGCGTGATCCTGAACGGCAACTGGGACGAGATCCTGCCGATCGACCCGCGCGACCCCGAGCAGGTGCAGGAGTTCGTCACCCACAGCTGGTACAAGTACGCCGACGACACCAAGGGCCTGCACCCCTGGGACGGCGTCACCGAGCCGATGTACGTGCTGGGCGGCAAGACCAAGGGCACCACCACCAACATCGAGCAGATCGACGAGAGCGCCAAGTATTCGTGGATCAAGTCGCCGCGCTGGCGCGGCAACGCGGTGGAAGTGGGCCCGCTGTCGCGCTACATCCTGGCCTATGCGCACGCCAAGAAGGGCAACAAGTACGCCCAGCGCCCCAAGGAACAGCTGGAGTACAGCGCCCAGATGATCAACAGCGCCATCCCCAAGGCGCTGGGCCTGCCGGAAACGCAGTACACGCTGAAGCAGTTGCTGCCCACCACCATCGGCCGCACCCTGGCCCGCGCGTTGGAAGGCCAGTACTGCGGCGAGATGATGGCCGACGACTGGAACGACCTGGTGGCCAACATCAAGGCCGGCGACACCGCCACCGCCAACGTGGACAAGTGGGACCCCGCCACCTGGCCCAAGGAAGCCAAGGGCGTGGGCACCGTGGCCGCGCCGCGCGGCATGCTGGGCCACTGGGTGAAGATCAAGGACGGCAAGATCGAGAATTACCAGTGCGTGGTGCCCACCACCTGGAACGGCAGCCCGCGCGACGCCAAAGGCCAGATCGGCGCCTTCGAGGCCAGCCTGATGAACACGCCCATGGCCAACCCCGAGCAGCCCCTGGAGATCCTGCGCACCCTGCACTCCTTCGACCCCTGCCTGGCCTGCTCCACCCACGTGATGAGCCCGGACGGCCAGGAACTGTGCCAGGTCAAGGTGCGTTGA